The Stegostoma tigrinum isolate sSteTig4 chromosome 38, sSteTig4.hap1, whole genome shotgun sequence genome contains a region encoding:
- the LOC125447298 gene encoding ER lumen protein-retaining receptor 3 yields MNVFRLSGDLSHLLAILILLAKMWKSKSCAGISGKSQLLFALVFTTRYLDLFTTFISVYNTTMKIIFLLCIYVTVYLIYIKYSSTFDRENDTFRVEFILVPVAGLSFLVNHDHAPLEILWTFSIYLESVAILPQLFMITKTGEAETITTHYLFFLGLYRALYLANWIWRYHTEGFFDQIAVVAGVVQTIFYCDFFYLYVTKVLKGKNLSLPLPV; encoded by the exons ATGAATGTGTTCAGACTGTCCGGGGATCTGTCCCACTTACTGGCCATTCTCATCCTTCTGGCGAAAATGTGGAAATCCAAATCCTGCGCTG GTATTTCTGGGAAGAGTCAGCTTCTCTTTGCTCTCGTGTTTACGACACGTTACCTGGATTTATTCACCACGTTTATCTCAGTGTACAACACCACCATGAAG ATCATATTTCTGCTGTGTATCTATGTGACCGTTTACCTGATCTACATCAAATACAGCTCCACCTTTGATCGGGAGAATGACACATTCCGTGTGGAGTTTATCTTGGTCCCTGTCGCTGGTCTCTCCTTCCTTGTCAACCATGACCATGCTCCATTAGAG ATTCTTTGGACCTTCTCTATTTATCTGGAATCCGTTGCGATTTTGCCCCAGCTCTTTATGATCACTAAAACTGGGGAAGCTGAGACAATCACCACCCATTACCTCTTCTTCCTGGGGCTTTACCGGGCGCTGTACCTGGCCAATTGGATTTGGCGGTACCACACGGAAGGCTTCTTTGATCAGATTGCTGTTGTGGCTGGCGTTGTGCAGACCATCTTTTATTGTGACTTCTTCTACCTTTACGTCACGAAAG TCTTGAAAGGAAAGAACCTGAGCCTCCCGTTACCTGTCTGA